A region of Streptomyces halobius DNA encodes the following proteins:
- a CDS encoding S8 family peptidase yields the protein MRVTRTLRATVGAALTGALLLTASGTASADQTRKDLWPLEAFGAQELWKEATGKGVTVAVLDGGFRTTHQDLTGQFLPGPDFGPATQAEGAEHLDPDEDIRDHGTGMAAIIAGHGHGPGGSEGVKGLAPDAKILPVPEYKNSGQATRWAVDHGADVINMSYGGGLMGDMCESIRYAIEKGVVVVAGVGNDGLSKKNYPAACPGAIGVGAVDQFGEAADSNNFNETLDILAPGVKIPVAMGKSDSGYATRDGSSAATAYVSAAAALLKEKFPELTPGQIANRLVKTAGLTKEEKAKNLKLPDPHYGYGFIQPGPALRKDIPAGPKDGPLPMPKGNSSEAGADKGQDPDPPMGAKEKFMLYGGLGLGALLVVGVIIAIVAVVRRRKNANQSWG from the coding sequence ATGAGGGTCACCCGAACACTGCGCGCGACGGTGGGTGCTGCGCTGACCGGAGCGCTGCTGCTCACCGCGAGCGGCACCGCGTCCGCAGATCAAACGCGCAAGGATCTGTGGCCGTTGGAGGCGTTCGGGGCCCAGGAACTGTGGAAGGAGGCCACCGGCAAAGGGGTGACGGTGGCCGTGCTCGACGGTGGTTTCCGTACGACCCATCAGGACCTGACGGGGCAGTTCCTCCCCGGACCGGACTTCGGGCCGGCGACACAAGCAGAGGGAGCCGAGCACCTCGATCCGGACGAAGACATCCGCGACCACGGTACCGGCATGGCCGCGATCATCGCGGGCCACGGACATGGGCCGGGTGGCTCGGAAGGCGTCAAGGGGCTGGCGCCCGACGCCAAGATCCTTCCCGTCCCGGAATACAAGAACAGTGGGCAGGCCACGCGCTGGGCCGTGGACCACGGCGCCGACGTCATCAACATGTCCTATGGCGGCGGTCTGATGGGCGACATGTGCGAGTCCATCCGGTACGCCATCGAAAAGGGCGTCGTCGTCGTGGCCGGCGTGGGCAACGACGGTCTTTCCAAGAAGAATTACCCGGCGGCCTGCCCCGGGGCCATCGGTGTCGGGGCGGTCGACCAGTTCGGCGAGGCGGCCGACTCCAACAACTTCAACGAAACCCTCGACATCCTCGCACCCGGCGTGAAGATCCCGGTCGCGATGGGCAAGAGCGATTCGGGCTACGCGACCAGGGACGGCAGCTCTGCCGCCACGGCCTACGTCTCCGCTGCGGCCGCCCTCCTGAAGGAGAAGTTCCCGGAGCTCACCCCGGGGCAGATCGCCAACCGTCTCGTAAAGACGGCCGGCCTCACCAAGGAAGAAAAGGCCAAGAACCTCAAGCTGCCCGACCCCCACTACGGTTACGGCTTCATCCAGCCCGGCCCCGCGCTGCGGAAGGACATCCCGGCGGGCCCGAAGGACGGACCGCTGCCCATGCCCAAGGGGAACTCGTCCGAGGCCGGCGCCGACAAGGGCCAAGACCCCGACCCCCCCATGGGTGCCAAGGAAAAGTTCATGCTCTACGGCGGCCTCGGTCTCGGCGCTCTGCTCGTCGTCGGCGTCATCATCGCCATCGTGGCCGTCGTCCGTCGCCGCAAGAACGCCAACCAGTCCTGGGGCTGA